Within Halorussus sp. MSC15.2, the genomic segment CGTGAGCCACGTCGGCCACCTCCGGAACCAGTTCGGCGAACGCGGCGAGCAGGTCCACGCTCGGCGCGAAGGGGTCGGGTCGCGAGTCCATCCACCCGTATCGTCCGTCACCCGCTTCGTGAGGCCCCCGAACGCCGAACACGTGCAAGTCGTCTGGGAGACGGTCGGCGTGCGGTAGTAAGTCCTCCTCGTCGGCCCCGTACCCGTGGAGTACCAGCGCGGCGGGGGCGTCGGCCGTCGGTTCGTCGGGCGGTCTCTCGACGTAGGCGAGCGGAAATTCGACCACGTAGCGTGTTGGGGTGTGACGGTGTTGAGGCTGCTGCCCGGTAGACGGTCCGGCGTCCCGTCGTCAGTCGGCGGGGCGTCGGGTTCGACCGCCAGCGGAATCAAACTCCTGCGGGCGGTCCGTCTGACCAGCGGGTCGTGGAGTCGCGTTCAGGACGTCTTCTTCGCCAAACGCTCGCAGGTACTGGACACGGAAGAGGGAACTATCGTCTCCAGTCACGCCTCGACCACGTGCGACGAGGGCGCGCTCGTCAGTTTCCTCTGGTTGGCCTTCGTCGTGGCCGGGGTGTTCGTCCTCCTCTGGACGTTACTGAGCGGCCGACCGTTAGAGCAAGTGTTGTTCGAGGTGTCGAGCGCACAGGGGAACGTCGGGCTATCGACCGGCATCACGGGACCACATGCCCCTCGGAGCGAAGTTGGGATTCGTCTTCAACATGTGGCTCGGTCGCCTCCAAACAATTCCCGCCCTCACCCTGTTCCGTGGTCTGGAACGGGCCACCGAGGAGACGGGTCGGAACCGGACGCTGTGACTCGGCCAGCGACTGTGACCCGGTGGACTGACGACTGAAACGTACGG encodes:
- a CDS encoding potassium transporter TrkG; translation: MTVLRLLPGRRSGVPSSVGGASGSTASGIKLLRAVRLTSGSWSRVQDVFFAKRSQVLDTEEGTIVSSHASTTCDEGALVSFLWLAFVVAGVFVLLWTLLSGRPLEQVLFEVSSAQGNVGLSTGITGPHAPRSEVGIRLQHVARSPPNNSRPHPVPWSGTGHRGDGSEPDAVTRPATVTRWTDD